TTCAGACCATCCACGAAATCAGATTTTACTGTTTCAGGGTCCATCATATCCATTTGGCTTGCTCCGGTATTCCCGATTTTCACTACCCTGTTCGCTATAATAGTATGAAGCTCTTTATCTTTAATCATTTGATCAAGTAAACGGCTGATCAGCGTTTTTGTTTCTTTTTCTGTTAATTTCATTGTAACCTGGGTTACACTCTGCTTTTCGCCGTTATGCTCATAAGAAACATTATCCTTTTTCGTGAAGAATTCATCCTTCAGCTGTTCATTTAAGAAGGACACATACGTATCCTGAAGGTGCTTCTGTTCCTTTTCATTCAGTTCAAAGTCTTTAATCGTAAGCGGCTGAAAGCTCAGCTTTTCAGGTCCGGAATAGGCTGGATCTACCTGTCTCATGAACTTGCCGTATTCATCTGAATTCAGGTAGAGGTACTTTTCATAAATTGAAGGTATTTTTGCAGCAACCTGTTCAGGTGATTGGTAAATTTCCATATCCAGAAGATTTTCTCCCTGAATGGCAATGCCTGCCTTCGTAAAGCTCTTATCTGATTTTGGATCCTGTTCGACATCTGTTGTAATGGCAGCCTCATTTATTAACTCCTGGATCATTTCAAATTCGGGAGGCAGTACTCCATCGGCTTCAACACCGCCTGTAACTTCTGTTTTTGTGCTGGAAGCCATTTCCGCGAACTTTTCCTGAAAATCAGCAAGCTCGCCGTTTTGATCTTCAAAATCCTCAGCTGCTTTTTGAAACGTTTTAAATTCGGAGAACAAGTAAACCTGTTTAGCCGATTTGTTGAAAATTAAAGCATAAGCAGCCGTTCCCCCGATTACTAAAAAAGCAACGATTCCTGCAATGACCCATTTCAGCGGGAATTTCATTTGTCTGCTTGGAACGGTCTCCGTTGCTGCAGCGGCTTCAGATCTTCCTGTTCGATTTTCATTGTTATTCATGAACTCAATACCCCCTGGATTATGTAAGATTTTACTAAATCGTGGAAATCACCTAAACCATCATAAAAAAACACAAAGGTGAATACTATACATTCGACAATCTTTGCAAACAATAAGCGATTAGTTCTGCAACTTTAGTTCTGATTATGAGGGTAGATGAGGTCTAATCTACCTATACCCAAGAAAAGGAAAATAAAACTAAAACAACCTTCTTTTTACATATTTTTTCCGAAGTGATCGGATTTTTTAAGGATTGCGTTTGATTCATTTAAAGTGCATACCAAGGATAAGCGGTCAGTTTGGATCGAATATTCACAGCACTCAGCGGGAAAAAAGCCATCAAAAAAGACAGGCATTAAGCCTGTCCAATCTTACTTCGCCGTTACTTTTATAAAATATACTTTCAGGTAATTTCCCTGCTTGTATTGCGGACTAGTCCGAAAGTCTTTTGGCAGCTTGTAGTTTTCCAGAATGCTGTACTTTGCGTTCGATTCTTTAAAGGCTTGATCGATAAACCCTTTAAATTTCTCGTCACTCACGTTGCTCGCATTTGTTGAGGCAACAATCACACCATTTCGCGCAGTCAGACTGATTGTATCTTTCAGCAGGTTTTTATAATCCTTGGCAGCACTGAACGTATGCTTTTTGGATTTTGCGAAGCTTGGAGGGTCTAGGATCACCAGATCATAGATTTTTTCTTTCTTAGCTGCATATTTAAAATATTTAAATACATCCTCCACGATTATCTCTTGCGCTTCATGGTCAATTCCATTGATGCTGAATTGCTCAATCGTTTTCGGAAGGCTGCGGTTCGCCACATCGACACTCACCGTCTTAGAAGCCCCTCCCAGCGCAGCAAACACAGAGAATGCTCCTGTGTAGGAAAACATATTTAAAACCGTCTTATCCTTCGAATAGGCATCTCTAATCGCCTTGCGGACATCGCGCTGATCCAAAAACACCCCGACCATTGCACCTTCATTCAAATAAACCGCAAATTTTTCCCCGTTTTCTTTAACCAGAAGAGGATATGGAGCCTCCTCACCAGCAACAAAATCATCTTCTTCAATATATTGGCCTTTTTCATCAAATCGTTTCTTTTGATAAATCCCCTTTGGACGAATTGCTTTCTGAAGGGCGGCCAGCACCTGGTCTTTAAATGCGTAAATTCCTTTGCTGTACCAATTGATGAGGCAGTAGCCTTCGAAGTAATCTATGGTTAGGCCGCCAATCCCGTCACCTTCACCGTTAAACAGGCGAAAAGCTGTAGTATCTTCACTCTTCAGCATTGAGGACCTATAGTCTGCAGCTTCCATCATTTTTTTATCAAAGAAAGGCTGGTCAATTGATTCACCTTTTTTAAAGGTTAAAATCCAGCCAATTCCTTTATTTTGTTTGCCATAATAACCTGTCCCTAAAAATGCCCCTTTTGAGTCGGTCAGAGTGAAAATCTCCCCTTCTTCTTTTAGGACACCCGGATTCGCCACTGCTTCCATTTCAACTAGGGGATACCCTTTTTGAAAGAGCTTGGCTGAAGCAGGTTTTGATTGAAGTTTTTTTTGCAATGAAATCACTCCGTGTCGTGTAATAGCTTTTTCAGCTTCCCTAATTGCAAAGTATAACATATTATCCCGGGCCCGCTCTTACTGCTAAGCAATTGATGTAAATGGTAGATCATTAGACGGAAGGCTATACATGAATGAGATGATGGAGCCTGGTGTAAATGGTAAAAATCCTAGGGTTCTGAACTTCTATTATGAAAGCAAAGCGAGAATTTCCTAGGCAATAATGTGTTTGAGAACACAAATAAGGCTCCCGCCACGGGAGCCTTATTTGTTCATACTCGACAGGAAATCTCCAAGAAGATCTTCTGCACTCTCTTCCTTTTCTTCTTCAGGTTCATGATTTCGAATCTGGTCTTGCATTTGATCGAAGCTGAAGCTCTCCAGATCATCATCCCCGGACTCTGCATCATCCAAGGGAAATTCCTCAGCAGGAACGGGAGTAAATGAAGGCTGCTCTTGTTCCAGCGCTGCCCCTGTCTGATCCTCAAACATAATCAGTTCATCGGGATCCAGGGTATGGCTGTTCATGGAGGCAAGAAGCGCAGTCGCTCTCACCGGGTTGGCAAGCAGCTGGTGAATCATACTTCCGAGAAGAGCTTCTGAATGCTCATGTTTCAGCCAGTTTCTTTGTTCCTTCGTAAGCTGGCGGGGAAGGGGGATTGTGAGAGTTTGCCTTTCTTTAGAGAGGGATTCGCTCACTCCCTTCATGACAAACTCTCCAATTCTGCTTGAAAAATTGCGCTTTTCCATTTCCTTCAGCTTTGATAGCTGTTTCAGCAGGTGATCGGGAGTATCAGAGGGGACCCTGAACGTGATCGCCTGGCCCCGCTCAATACGTTTATCCGACGGTTTCATCTAGTCATCACCTTATTTGGATGAGGAAGCCGGCTGCTTTTCATCCCTTTTTTCTTGTTTAGCTGTTTTGCGGACAAAATCCGAAATCAGCTTATAGTAAGCATTGGACATCATCCAGATGCTTTCTTTTTCATCTTCAAAGAACTCAATATTATAGCCATCAAGATTATTATTAAGCGCCTTAAGGTAATCCTTCAACACAGATGCCCCGCCGCCGACAAAGTAGCAGATCTCCGTTTGAGAGTTGCGCTGCCAAACATTGCGCAGGAAGCGATATTGTTTCTTCGCTAATTCTAAAAGAATACGGTCTGTAATATCATGTACGCTTGTACGGCTTCCTTTTACCATGATGTGGTTGCGGTCATTTTTGCGGGTGATGATTTCAACCACATCTCTGCGGCTATCAAGCTCCACACCATGCTTCGTAAGAATTTCTTCTCTGATTGCCTCAAGAGATTCAGAAACTCCCAAGTTAAAACCTTGCGCTTTATCATCATCCACATTACGGTTGCGGATGACAGCGATATCTGTCGAAAGGCCGCCGATGTCCTGGATGAGGATCCGCTTATCAATCAAATCTTTATTAATAATGTTTAAGTCATTATCCATAACAAGATTGACGTACGCTGCAAATCCCTCCGGATATACTTTCACTTCATCAAACTTGATATTAACCTTCAGCCCTTGATATTTCGGTGTTACCAGGAATTCTACCTGGTGGACAGAGCCAAGCAGCTGGGAGCGGTACCCAACATCCTTGCCTTCTTTTACTTCTCTTAAAGGAAGACCCGTTCCAAGCGTATAATTCGCATCGATTACCTGGTTGTTTTTCTTAAAGCCTTTTTCTGATGTTCCGTTAACTGCATCAAGAGCTAATGAAGCAAACAGCATAACAAGCGTCTGATCCTCTTCGGATTTGCTGCTTCCAGGATCCAGCTCCGTGGAATTATTGCTCTTTGCTGCAAGGCTTCCTACTCGATAAATCACATTGTTTTCTTTCAGGGCAGGAGAGTGCACACGGATGTGAATGTTCTCCAGCGGGTCTTTTTCATTTAATTCTTCAATTCCAATAACCGGACGATCTTCTAAATCTCTTGCAATTACATTTGGTATGTATAGTTCTGAGTCTAGTTTTCCGAACAATGCTTTAACTGCGTCGTTCCCGACATCGACTGCTGCAATTCTTGAAAGATTCATAGTCAACTTTCCCTTCTTATTAAAGTTCCATATACCATTCGCTTACATGGTCTACTTTAAAGGTAATACATAAAAGGCTTTCTTTCAATACAGGTTTTAACGTTTTCATTTTTGTATACATGCAGACATTTCCGTACACAAAACTACTTAATTTGTAAACAAGTATACTTTATTGTACACATACCGTTAAATCAACATGTGTACTTGTTTGTTTACTTGTATACATTAAAGTGTACAAAAGAAAACAATTTGTATACAAGTAAACAATAGTGTAAACATCA
The Metabacillus sp. FJAT-52054 genome window above contains:
- a CDS encoding DUF6583 family protein, with translation MNNNENRTGRSEAAAATETVPSRQMKFPLKWVIAGIVAFLVIGGTAAYALIFNKSAKQVYLFSEFKTFQKAAEDFEDQNGELADFQEKFAEMASSTKTEVTGGVEADGVLPPEFEMIQELINEAAITTDVEQDPKSDKSFTKAGIAIQGENLLDMEIYQSPEQVAAKIPSIYEKYLYLNSDEYGKFMRQVDPAYSGPEKLSFQPLTIKDFELNEKEQKHLQDTYVSFLNEQLKDEFFTKKDNVSYEHNGEKQSVTQVTMKLTEKETKTLISRLLDQMIKDKELHTIIANRVVKIGNTGASQMDMMDPETVKSDFVDGLKDAKEGLKDAKIPKGFTSVLMVNGDELVIDRKMDLAVTDTESGSKNEVSIHTMDVPYDGDKKRDQEFKMDLVSDNQDEGASILLTNKITKTDDANRKENLKGKISSQDPAAEGAFNFSMKSEFSGKDPAKQTIKRDFSLGSEDGMEFEIEGNVTQKQDVSVKDNYSNQLFEIKLNGGADMAEGSISLKIDTKTKLKKNADIPKVNLDNEVNINNITPAQMTDIQIKAGTKLQDLMMQLGVI
- a CDS encoding class I SAM-dependent rRNA methyltransferase, with the protein product MQKKLQSKPASAKLFQKGYPLVEMEAVANPGVLKEEGEIFTLTDSKGAFLGTGYYGKQNKGIGWILTFKKGESIDQPFFDKKMMEAADYRSSMLKSEDTTAFRLFNGEGDGIGGLTIDYFEGYCLINWYSKGIYAFKDQVLAALQKAIRPKGIYQKKRFDEKGQYIEEDDFVAGEEAPYPLLVKENGEKFAVYLNEGAMVGVFLDQRDVRKAIRDAYSKDKTVLNMFSYTGAFSVFAALGGASKTVSVDVANRSLPKTIEQFSINGIDHEAQEIIVEDVFKYFKYAAKKEKIYDLVILDPPSFAKSKKHTFSAAKDYKNLLKDTISLTARNGVIVASTNASNVSDEKFKGFIDQAFKESNAKYSILENYKLPKDFRTSPQYKQGNYLKVYFIKVTAK
- a CDS encoding ParM/StbA family protein, which gives rise to MNLSRIAAVDVGNDAVKALFGKLDSELYIPNVIARDLEDRPVIGIEELNEKDPLENIHIRVHSPALKENNVIYRVGSLAAKSNNSTELDPGSSKSEEDQTLVMLFASLALDAVNGTSEKGFKKNNQVIDANYTLGTGLPLREVKEGKDVGYRSQLLGSVHQVEFLVTPKYQGLKVNIKFDEVKVYPEGFAAYVNLVMDNDLNIINKDLIDKRILIQDIGGLSTDIAVIRNRNVDDDKAQGFNLGVSESLEAIREEILTKHGVELDSRRDVVEIITRKNDRNHIMVKGSRTSVHDITDRILLELAKKQYRFLRNVWQRNSQTEICYFVGGGASVLKDYLKALNNNLDGYNIEFFEDEKESIWMMSNAYYKLISDFVRKTAKQEKRDEKQPASSSK